The genomic stretch GAATTGCGTAACCTGTAGTCCAATTGATAAACGACAAGAAGGCTGGACGAATCCCATTTGGATAGTCCTCTTCTGTTTCTCTTTTTGTAAGCCATAATTTGATTAAAAACCGAATTAGAAAAAGACCTAGTATGACAGAAACGGTTATGATTAAATCAACAATATTCGCATTTTCAAAGATTGAAGGCACAAAAGGCAACTCCTTTTTTTGAGTCAGTTACCTTTTATCATATCACGGAAACTGTAACCGAAGCAGTTTCGATCTCGTCTAACATATAAATATCGGAATTGGGGGCTCAGCTATGAATAGATGGCTTTCTCTGATTTTTGCTTCTATCCTTATCCTAGCTGGATGCAGTTCAAATGAAGGGAGAAACTCATTAGAAAGGAGTGATCGGGTTACTGACCATTCCTCTGAACAGAATAAAGATAGTGGTGCAATTGAAGGAAACAGTTCATCTGCTAAATCGACATCTGAATTGCCTGAATTGCAACAGGAACGTAAAGTGATTTTTAATGCGGATCTTTCCTTAAGCGTGGAAAATTTAACATTAGCGATGAATGAAATTAAGGAATCGACTAAAGCATTTGAAGGTTATGTAGTGGAAGAAAGCACTTTTTCGGAGGACAACGCCTTTATTGGCTCAATGACCATTCGTATTCCCCAATCTCAATTTGACGCTTATCTACGCAAGGTAGAAACTCTCTCAAAAGGAGAGCCGCAAAAGTCCATTACTAGTCAGGATGTAACGGAAAATTACGTCGATCTTTCTTCACGATTGAAAGCAAAAGAAGCTGTTCAACAGAGACTCGAATCATTTCTAAACGAAGCAACGAAGACAGACGACTTGTTAGCTATATCAAATGAACTTTCTCCTGTACAGGAAGAGATCGAACAGCTGAAAGGGCAAATCAATTATCTCGATAATCAAAGCGACTATTCTACTGTAACAATCTCGCTTGAACAAAAGAAACGACTCGTTACCGAAAAGGATTTTGAAACACTTTCTGAAGCCAAACATCTCTTTACAACCACATCAAACGGGCTACTT from Bacillus sp. Cs-700 encodes the following:
- a CDS encoding DUF4349 domain-containing protein codes for the protein MNRWLSLIFASILILAGCSSNEGRNSLERSDRVTDHSSEQNKDSGAIEGNSSSAKSTSELPELQQERKVIFNADLSLSVENLTLAMNEIKESTKAFEGYVVEESTFSEDNAFIGSMTIRIPQSQFDAYLRKVETLSKGEPQKSITSQDVTENYVDLSSRLKAKEAVQQRLESFLNEATKTDDLLAISNELSPVQEEIEQLKGQINYLDNQSDYSTVTISLEQKKRLVTEKDFETLSEAKHLFTTTSNGLLAFFSKTIVLLIGLSPILLPLLIIGLFFLFRFRKKT